The proteins below come from a single Plantactinospora sp. KBS50 genomic window:
- a CDS encoding non-ribosomal peptide synthetase, protein MSVRELLRDIDARGLTITAADGDLRLQGPTDRMDADLVARIRAAKPDLVSYLGTPAGFPVTPLQRAYLLGRGDLVELGGGASHVYHEIEGHWDLPRLTAALRAVVTRHSALRTGFTPDGRQVVHEDVPVHIRVRDLRDLPERARDQVLRSYRERASHRVLPLDRPPLVRAEVSVLAADRMVLHVSHDGLVMDGISMFLFFRAWWQAYQGEPAGADEVPFADYVAELARTAASERAQRSRRWWHDRLPDLSPAPELPLAANPATLTRPRFTQRTVRVAAPDWRRIAEHGRRHGVTPNAVLLTAYAQTLAYWGAGQRFTVNTTVANRPPIHPRIFEAIGNFSDTMLVTAVVDPAATFAERCATIQQELRQALENRHVSGTEVLQELGRAGGAARTPYTFNCAIGYVRPGVDGSALHLFGPEVFSVSQTPQVQLNVFAMEQDGGLAIQVDSVDELFPPGLPAAFVAGYQRLLDGLADPTGWARTDPDLRPDQQRRRREEANDTAAAQPERMLWHDILRQAAQRPDAPAVISANGSLSYGDLLSRAQGAAAWLRERGIGRGDLVGLVMRRGPEQVVGILAALLTGAAYLPVDAGLPAQRRSYLLRDGGVRWVLTNAPGAEPDALVLADVPAGEPFEPPADGHVDDLAYVLYTSGTTGQPKGVMVSHRNVANVVADCTARFGVDATDRFFGISAFNFDLSVYDVFGALSVGAALVLPDADRAADPAHWLDLCERHGVTVWNSVPAIAAMLCEQAAADPARLGALRLLMMSGDRIPPELPAALLRLLPDLEVVSLGGPTETTIWNILHPVGVADDGARPVPYGRPNRNNTAFVRGPGGWDRPDWVAGEIWAGGTGVARGYHGDPDRTAQRFVDGLYNTGDLGRYLPDGSIEILGRSDFQIKVNGYRIEAGEVESRLVAVPAVKQAVVVRRGGAHGDRLVAHVVPAGDDRPGLGELRERLAEQLPDYMIPSALVWHGALPLTRNGKVDRARLAEIEPAPAGAAAPAGAPAQPPTGSTTAASGPSTATAAAAGAASPAAAHDGTPDGTVEAALIRLWSGVLRLPTLAPDASLYDLGGDSLSAARILTGVRKEFGITIPLDQMYDVRTVRLMADRLAAEQRKGGRK, encoded by the coding sequence GTGAGTGTCCGCGAACTGCTCCGGGACATCGACGCCCGGGGGTTGACCATCACGGCCGCCGACGGCGACCTGCGGTTGCAGGGGCCGACCGACCGGATGGACGCCGACCTGGTGGCGCGGATCCGGGCCGCCAAGCCGGACCTGGTCTCCTATCTGGGCACCCCGGCCGGCTTCCCGGTGACCCCGTTGCAGCGGGCGTACCTGCTCGGCCGGGGCGACCTGGTGGAGCTGGGCGGCGGCGCCAGCCACGTCTACCACGAGATCGAGGGCCACTGGGACCTGCCGCGACTCACCGCGGCGCTGCGCGCGGTGGTGACCCGGCACTCGGCGCTGCGCACCGGGTTCACCCCGGACGGCCGGCAGGTGGTGCACGAGGACGTACCGGTGCACATCCGGGTCCGGGACCTGCGGGACCTGCCGGAACGGGCCCGCGACCAGGTCCTGCGGTCCTACCGGGAGCGGGCGTCGCACCGGGTGCTGCCGCTGGACCGGCCGCCGCTGGTCCGCGCCGAGGTCAGCGTGCTGGCCGCGGACCGGATGGTGCTGCACGTGAGCCACGACGGCCTGGTGATGGACGGGATCAGCATGTTCCTGTTCTTCCGCGCCTGGTGGCAGGCGTACCAGGGCGAACCGGCCGGCGCGGACGAGGTGCCGTTCGCCGACTACGTGGCCGAACTGGCCCGCACGGCCGCCTCCGAGCGGGCGCAGCGGTCCCGCCGGTGGTGGCACGACCGGCTGCCCGACCTGAGCCCGGCTCCCGAACTGCCGTTGGCCGCCAACCCGGCCACGCTGACCCGGCCCCGGTTCACCCAGCGGACCGTCCGGGTGGCCGCCCCCGACTGGCGGCGGATCGCCGAGCACGGCCGCCGGCACGGGGTCACCCCCAACGCCGTGCTGCTCACCGCGTACGCGCAGACGCTTGCCTACTGGGGCGCCGGGCAGCGCTTCACGGTCAACACCACGGTGGCCAACCGGCCGCCGATCCATCCGCGGATCTTCGAGGCCATCGGCAACTTCTCCGACACCATGCTGGTGACCGCCGTCGTCGACCCGGCCGCCACCTTCGCCGAACGCTGCGCGACGATCCAGCAGGAGCTGCGGCAGGCGCTGGAGAACCGGCACGTCTCGGGCACCGAGGTGTTGCAGGAACTCGGGCGCGCCGGCGGCGCGGCGCGCACCCCGTACACGTTCAACTGCGCGATCGGGTACGTCCGCCCCGGCGTCGACGGCTCGGCGCTGCACCTGTTCGGTCCCGAGGTGTTCTCGGTCAGCCAGACCCCGCAGGTCCAGCTGAACGTCTTCGCCATGGAGCAGGACGGCGGCCTGGCCATCCAGGTCGACAGCGTCGACGAGCTGTTCCCGCCGGGGCTGCCGGCCGCGTTCGTGGCCGGCTACCAGCGGCTGCTCGACGGTCTGGCCGACCCGACCGGCTGGGCGCGGACCGATCCCGACCTGCGCCCCGACCAGCAGCGCCGGCGGCGCGAGGAGGCCAACGACACCGCCGCGGCCCAGCCCGAACGGATGCTCTGGCACGACATCCTGCGGCAGGCGGCGCAGCGCCCGGACGCACCTGCGGTGATCAGCGCCAACGGCTCGTTGAGCTACGGCGACCTGCTGAGCCGGGCGCAGGGCGCCGCGGCCTGGCTGCGCGAGCGCGGGATCGGGCGCGGCGACCTGGTCGGGCTGGTCATGCGCCGCGGCCCCGAGCAGGTGGTCGGCATCCTGGCGGCGCTGCTCACCGGGGCCGCCTACCTGCCCGTGGACGCCGGCCTGCCCGCGCAGCGGCGCAGCTACCTGCTGCGCGACGGCGGCGTGCGGTGGGTGCTGACCAACGCTCCGGGCGCCGAGCCGGACGCGCTGGTGCTGGCCGACGTGCCGGCCGGCGAACCGTTCGAGCCGCCCGCCGACGGACACGTCGACGACCTGGCCTACGTGCTCTACACCTCGGGCACCACCGGGCAGCCCAAGGGGGTCATGGTCAGCCACCGCAACGTGGCGAACGTGGTCGCCGACTGCACCGCCCGGTTCGGGGTGGACGCCACCGACCGGTTCTTCGGGATCAGCGCGTTCAACTTCGACCTGTCGGTGTACGACGTCTTCGGCGCGCTGTCGGTCGGCGCGGCCCTGGTGCTGCCCGACGCCGACCGGGCGGCCGACCCGGCGCACTGGCTCGACCTGTGCGAGCGGCACGGGGTGACGGTGTGGAACTCGGTACCGGCCATTGCCGCGATGCTCTGCGAGCAGGCCGCCGCCGACCCGGCCCGGCTGGGCGCGCTGCGGCTGCTGATGATGAGCGGCGACCGGATCCCGCCGGAGCTGCCGGCGGCGCTGCTGCGACTGCTGCCGGACCTGGAGGTGGTCTCGCTGGGCGGCCCCACCGAGACCACGATCTGGAACATCCTGCATCCGGTCGGGGTGGCCGACGACGGCGCCCGGCCCGTGCCGTACGGGCGGCCCAACCGCAACAACACCGCGTTCGTCCGCGGACCCGGCGGCTGGGACCGGCCGGACTGGGTGGCCGGCGAGATCTGGGCCGGCGGCACGGGCGTGGCCCGCGGCTACCACGGCGACCCGGACCGCACGGCGCAACGCTTCGTCGACGGCCTCTACAACACCGGCGACCTGGGCCGGTACCTGCCGGACGGCTCGATCGAGATCCTCGGCCGCAGCGACTTCCAGATCAAGGTGAACGGCTACCGCATCGAGGCCGGCGAGGTCGAGAGCCGGCTGGTGGCCGTACCGGCGGTCAAGCAGGCCGTGGTGGTACGCCGCGGCGGGGCCCACGGCGACCGGCTGGTGGCGCACGTGGTGCCGGCCGGCGACGACCGGCCGGGCCTCGGCGAGCTGCGCGAACGGCTCGCCGAGCAGCTACCGGACTACATGATTCCCAGCGCGCTGGTCTGGCACGGCGCGCTGCCGCTGACCCGCAACGGCAAGGTGGACCGTGCCCGGCTGGCCGAGATCGAGCCGGCGCCGGCCGGCGCAGCAGCGCCCGCCGGAGCGCCGGCGCAGCCGCCCACCGGGTCGACCACCGCAGCGTCCGGGCCGTCCACCGCGACCGCCGCGGCGGCCGGGGCGGCCAGCCCGGCCGCGGCGCACGACGGCACGCCCGACGGCACGGTCGAGGCCGCCCTGATCCGCCTCTGGTCGGGCGTGCTGCGGCTGCCCACCCTCGCCCCCGACGCCAGCCTGTACGACCTGGGCGGCGACTCGCTGAGCGCGGCCCGGATCCTCACCGGCGTCCGCAAGGAGTTCGGCATCACGATCCCCCTGGACCAGATGTACGACGTGCGGACCGTCCGGCTGATGGCCGACCGGTTGGCTGCCGAACAGCGGAAGGGTGGCCGCAAATGA
- a CDS encoding AMP-binding protein gives MSGTVLDRVIGAAPTPGHHLRVARLDGTTSIELADLHARAGRLAAALHAEGIRAGDRIGILAANGLEWVLLDLAALHLKAVTAGFEPGKFEADGGLIERYGLRTLFTDRPATGPGIRAISEVTALAARPGTIPPARWERQEATTIKFTSGSTGEPKGLAASAGSIDGSLRAVQQMFAHGPADDIFVFLPLSLLQQRYWVYSALAYGHDVTISSYAAVFAVLRRTRPSVVMGVPGFFETARRHIEEQARRGGTDPASAARALFGDRIRYLWTGSAPAAPATLEFFDACGLPIYEGYGLNETCIVSKNCPGASRRGSVGRVLPGKRVIIGDDGVISVHSDDPVGLGYTYAAPGESERIFGPDGTVRTGDLGHLDEDGFLYIEGRADDVIVLDNGRKVIVRPIEERLRASPLVAQAVVFCPTQSHLVAVLSPTGSVDRSALAAHLSAANAALARDEQVRRVVVADEPFSIDNGLLTSQYKPRRKQIFARYAAAITAKGDGVHVQ, from the coding sequence ATGAGCGGAACCGTACTCGACCGGGTCATCGGCGCCGCCCCAACGCCCGGCCACCACCTGCGGGTGGCCCGGCTGGACGGCACCACCTCGATCGAGCTGGCCGACCTGCACGCGCGGGCCGGCCGGCTGGCCGCCGCGCTGCACGCGGAGGGGATCCGGGCCGGCGACCGGATCGGCATCCTGGCCGCCAACGGCCTCGAATGGGTGCTGCTCGACCTGGCCGCGCTGCACCTCAAGGCGGTCACCGCGGGCTTCGAGCCGGGCAAGTTCGAGGCCGACGGCGGCCTGATCGAGCGCTACGGCCTGCGGACGCTCTTCACCGACCGGCCGGCCACCGGGCCGGGCATCCGGGCGATCAGCGAGGTCACCGCCCTGGCCGCGCGGCCCGGGACGATCCCGCCGGCCCGCTGGGAGCGGCAGGAGGCCACCACCATCAAGTTCACCTCGGGCAGCACCGGCGAACCCAAGGGGCTGGCCGCCTCGGCCGGCAGCATCGACGGGTCGCTGCGCGCCGTGCAGCAGATGTTCGCGCACGGGCCGGCCGACGACATCTTCGTGTTCCTGCCGCTGTCCCTGCTCCAGCAGCGCTACTGGGTCTACTCGGCGCTGGCCTACGGGCACGACGTCACGATCAGCTCGTACGCGGCGGTGTTCGCGGTGCTGCGCCGGACCCGGCCGAGCGTGGTGATGGGCGTACCGGGCTTCTTCGAGACCGCCCGGCGGCACATCGAGGAGCAGGCCCGCCGCGGCGGGACCGACCCGGCGAGCGCCGCCCGGGCGCTGTTCGGCGACCGGATCCGCTACCTGTGGACCGGCTCGGCGCCGGCCGCACCGGCCACCCTGGAGTTCTTCGACGCCTGCGGGCTGCCGATCTACGAGGGGTACGGGCTCAACGAGACCTGCATCGTCAGCAAGAACTGCCCGGGGGCCAGCCGGCGCGGCAGCGTCGGGCGGGTGCTGCCCGGCAAGCGGGTCATCATCGGCGACGACGGGGTGATCAGCGTCCACAGCGACGACCCGGTCGGGCTCGGCTACACCTACGCGGCGCCGGGCGAGTCGGAACGCATCTTCGGCCCGGACGGGACCGTGCGGACCGGGGACCTCGGGCACCTCGACGAGGACGGTTTCCTCTACATCGAGGGTCGCGCCGACGACGTCATCGTGCTGGACAACGGGCGCAAGGTGATCGTCCGGCCGATCGAGGAGCGCCTGCGGGCCAGCCCGCTGGTGGCGCAGGCGGTGGTCTTCTGCCCGACCCAGAGTCACCTGGTGGCGGTGCTCTCCCCGACCGGTTCGGTGGACCGGTCGGCGCTTGCCGCGCACCTGTCCGCGGCCAACGCCGCGCTCGCCCGGGACGAGCAGGTACGCCGGGTGGTGGTGGCCGACGAGCCGTTCAGCATCGACAACGGGTTGCTGACCTCGCAGTACAAGCCGCGACGCAAGCAGATCTTCGCGCGCTACGCAGCCGCGATCACGGCGAAAGGGGATGGTGTGCATGTCCAGTGA
- a CDS encoding acyl carrier protein has protein sequence MSSELEGLVRERVAQVLADVPAGELELDADLADDYGLTSLNKVLLVTSLCDDAGVDVANFTEFDVAAMRTVAQLRDALAKHQPATT, from the coding sequence ATGTCCAGTGAGCTGGAGGGACTGGTCCGGGAGCGGGTGGCGCAGGTGTTGGCCGACGTGCCGGCCGGGGAACTGGAGCTGGACGCCGACCTGGCCGACGACTACGGGCTCACCTCGCTGAACAAGGTGCTGCTGGTGACCTCGCTCTGCGACGACGCCGGCGTGGACGTCGCCAACTTCACCGAGTTCGACGTGGCGGCCATGCGCACCGTGGCGCAACTGCGCGACGCGCTCGCCAAGCACCAGCCGGCCACGACATGA
- a CDS encoding GNAT family N-acetyltransferase has translation MSGPISGWAGRAAAAELENAAVALRAVRESDRAAVRAVAMDPDIWRYFVSRVDTEEDFERFFSTMLTDLAAGRRVPYVVLDRSRGRIAGSMSFGNLAQADGRLEIGWSWLGRDFRGRGINRPAKHLLLGFAFETLGAERVEFKTDVLNEPARAGLRGIGAVEEGVLRSFNPMPDGRRRDAVFYSVLRAEWPAVDRRLSRVAVAP, from the coding sequence ATGAGCGGGCCGATCTCCGGCTGGGCCGGCCGGGCCGCCGCGGCGGAGTTGGAGAACGCGGCCGTCGCGCTGCGGGCGGTCCGCGAGAGCGACCGGGCGGCGGTCCGCGCCGTGGCCATGGACCCGGACATCTGGCGCTACTTCGTCTCCCGGGTGGACACCGAGGAGGACTTCGAGCGGTTCTTCAGCACCATGCTGACCGACCTGGCGGCCGGCCGCCGGGTGCCGTACGTCGTCCTGGACCGCTCCCGCGGGCGGATCGCCGGCAGCATGAGCTTCGGCAACCTGGCGCAGGCCGACGGGCGGCTGGAGATCGGCTGGTCCTGGCTCGGCCGCGACTTCCGCGGCCGGGGCATCAACCGGCCGGCCAAGCACCTGCTGCTGGGCTTCGCCTTCGAGACGCTGGGCGCCGAGCGGGTCGAGTTCAAGACCGACGTGCTCAACGAGCCGGCCCGGGCCGGGCTGCGCGGCATCGGCGCGGTCGAGGAGGGCGTGCTGCGCAGCTTCAACCCGATGCCGGACGGCCGGCGCCGGGACGCCGTCTTCTACAGCGTCCTGCGCGCCGAGTGGCCGGCGGTGGACCGGCGGCTGTCCCGGGTGGCGGTGGCGCCGTGA
- a CDS encoding C45 family peptidase, whose protein sequence is MTIPYVPMAGTAYQRGVRHGQVRGAALRAFLDDGLTRIEHLLSEPVDRTTLADTLARYDAAIGRAVPEFAEEIRGLADGAGLTRAEAVLLQARREILGYRRIPTAGDCTTYARCGADPVMAQTVDLNGDLDDQIAVLDTGHALVLSFGGLLGYLGLNRAGLAVGLNLVLGGQWGPGLPPYLAIRHLLDVCDSVPDAVKRLRDLPLASSRSITLCDRDQAGFVEVLDGATRWHASPEPVHTNHFLDPDLAERDEINVFARNSSLRRYDACRSALAGLPAGAAAEEHFALLSRPPICVPDNGDIRRERTVAAVVAFPRRGELHVRPGDPSRSATEVFRLAATDPGSGVGSGA, encoded by the coding sequence GTGACCATCCCGTACGTGCCGATGGCCGGGACGGCGTACCAGCGGGGGGTCCGGCACGGCCAGGTCCGCGGCGCTGCGCTGCGCGCGTTCCTCGACGACGGCCTGACCCGGATCGAGCACCTGCTGTCCGAACCGGTCGACCGCACCACCCTGGCCGACACGCTGGCCCGGTACGACGCGGCGATCGGCCGGGCCGTACCGGAGTTCGCCGAGGAGATCCGGGGGCTGGCCGACGGCGCCGGCCTGACCCGGGCCGAGGCCGTGCTGTTGCAGGCGCGGCGGGAGATCCTGGGATACCGCAGGATTCCCACGGCCGGCGACTGCACCACCTACGCCCGGTGCGGGGCCGATCCGGTCATGGCCCAGACGGTCGACCTCAACGGCGACCTGGACGACCAGATCGCCGTGCTGGACACCGGGCACGCCCTGGTGCTCAGCTTCGGCGGGCTGCTCGGCTATCTGGGCCTCAACCGGGCCGGCCTGGCCGTCGGCCTCAACCTGGTGCTGGGCGGGCAGTGGGGTCCCGGCCTGCCCCCGTACCTGGCCATCCGGCACCTGCTCGACGTCTGCGACAGCGTTCCGGACGCGGTCAAGCGGCTGCGGGACCTGCCGCTGGCCAGCTCCCGTTCGATCACGCTGTGCGACCGCGACCAGGCCGGCTTCGTCGAGGTGCTGGACGGCGCGACGCGCTGGCACGCGTCGCCCGAACCGGTGCACACCAACCACTTCCTCGACCCGGACCTGGCCGAGCGGGACGAGATCAACGTCTTCGCGCGCAACTCGTCGCTGCGCCGCTACGACGCCTGCCGCTCGGCGCTGGCCGGCCTGCCCGCCGGCGCCGCCGCCGAGGAGCACTTCGCGCTGCTGAGCCGGCCGCCCATCTGCGTGCCCGACAACGGCGACATCCGCCGCGAACGCACCGTGGCGGCCGTGGTGGCGTTTCCCCGACGCGGCGAGCTGCACGTGCGGCCCGGCGATCCGTCGCGCTCGGCCACCGAGGTGTTCCGGCTGGCGGCGACCGATCCGGGTTCCGGCGTCGGGAGCGGCGCATGA